From a single Lolium rigidum isolate FL_2022 chromosome 7, APGP_CSIRO_Lrig_0.1, whole genome shotgun sequence genomic region:
- the LOC124672462 gene encoding LOW QUALITY PROTEIN: protein NRT1/ PTR FAMILY 2.11-like (The sequence of the model RefSeq protein was modified relative to this genomic sequence to represent the inferred CDS: inserted 1 base in 1 codon), translating to MPFVIGNETFEKLGSIGTAANLMMYLTSVFHMTNVDAAMALNAFSGTTNLATVVGAFASDLYLGRYATVGIGCIATLIGMIILTFTAAVPTLHPPPCAGGEEPCAGATGRQLAVLVLAFVFIVAGAGGIRPCNLAFGADQFDPRTDSGRRGINSFFNWYYFTFTIAVCVSSTAIIYVQSNVSWWVGFAIPAALMLVSCALFFAGERLYVRVSPXGSPLVGVVRVAVAAFQKRRVAAPDDPGKSLFRTRHASSLVSRLPYTEQFRFLDKAAVVVEVKSEVDLDGFPKNPWQLCSMQQVEETKCILRVLPVWVTCIVYYVAFAQTNTYVVLQATQSDRHLRAGGGFEVPPGSFTIFPMLALTVWIPLYDRLVVPWMKRLTGREEGITMLQRMGIGMVLSSVAMLISGLVEQRRRDLAVLQAATSGGSMSRSKVSPQSAFWLVPQLAALGLSEAFNQVSQMEFYYKQFPENMRSVAGSLLFSGLALSNYLSELLVSIVHRTTGGSEEGWLAEDLNSGRLDWFYFLIGAVGLADLVVFLVCANWYRYKV from the exons ATGCCGTTCGTGATCGGCAATGAGACGTTCGAGAAGCTGGGCAGCATCGGCACGGCGGCAAACCTGATGATGTACTTGACTTCAGTCTTCCACATGACCAACGTCGACGCTGCCATGGCGCTCAACGCCTTCAGCGGCACCACCAATCTCGCCACCGTCGTCGGCGCCTTCGCCTCCGACCTTTACCTCGGCCGCTATGCCACCGTCGGCATCGGCTGCATTGCCACCTTAATC GGCATGATCATACTGACGTTCACAGCTGCCGTCCCGACGCTGCACCCCCCGCCATGTGCCGGTGGCGAGGAGCCGTGCGCGGGCGCGACGGGGCGTCAGCTTGCTGTGCTGGTGCTCGCATTCGTGTTCATCGTGGCCGGGGCGGGTGGTATCCGTCCGTGCAACCTTGCCTTTGGCGCCGACCAGTTCGACCCGCGCACCGACTCCGGCCGCCGCGGCATCAACAGCTTCTTCAACTGGTACTACTTCACCTTCACCATCGCCGTCTGCGTATCATCGACGGCGATCATCTACGTGCAGAGCAACGTGAGCTGGTGGGTCGGGTTCGCCATCCCCGCCGCGCTGATGCTGGTGTCCTGCGCGCTCTTCTTCGCCGGCGAAAGGCTCTACGTCCGGGTGAGCC GAGGAAGCCCCCTCGTCGGCGTCGTCCGCGTCGCCGTAGCCGCGTTTCAGAAGCGGCGTGTGGCCGCACCTGACGACCCCGGCAAGTCGCTTTTCAGGACGCGGCACGCGAGCTCGCTCGTGTCGAGGCTCCCCTACACCGAACAGTTTAGGTTCCTCGACAAGGCCGCCGTGGTGGTGGAGGTCAAGAGCGAGGTCGACCTCGATGGCTTCCCTAAGAATCCATGGCAGCTGTGCAGCATGCAGCAGGTGGAGGAGACCAAGTGCATTCTGCGTGTCCTGCCGGTGTGGGTCACCTGTATCGTGTATTACGTGGCCTTCGCGCAGACAAACACCTACGTCGTCCTTCAGGCGACGCAGTCCGACCGCCACctccgcgccggcggcggcttcgAGGTGCCGCCGGGGTCGTTCACCATCTTCCCCATGCTCGCGCTCACCGTGTGGATCCCGCTCTACGACCGCCTCGTCGTGCCGTGGATGAAGAGGCTCACCGGCCGCGAGGAGGGCATCACGATGCTCCAGCGCATGGGCATCGGCATGGTTCTGTCCTCCGTGGCCATGCTCATCTCAGGCCTGGTCGAGCAGCGCCGGCGCGATCTCGCCGTGCTGCAGGCGGCCACGAGCGGCGGGTCCATGTCGCGCAGTAAAGTGTCGCCGCAGTCGGCGTTCTGGCTGGTGCCGCAGCTCGCAGCGCTGGGTCTGTCGGAGGCGTTCAACCAGGTGAGCCAGATGGAGTTCTACTACAAgcagttcccggagaacatgcgCAGCGTCGCCGGCTCTCTGCTGTTCAGCGGTCTGGCGCTCTCGAACTACCTCAGCGAGCTCCTGGTGAGCATCGTACACCGCACGACCGGCGGCAGCGAGGAGGGGTGGCTCGCCGAAGACTTGAACAGCGGGAGGCTCGACTGGTTTTACTTCCTGATCGGCGCCGTTGGCTTGGCCGACCTCGTTGTGTTTCTTGTATGCGCAAATTGGTACAGGTACAAGGTTTGA